A region from the Peromyscus maniculatus bairdii isolate BWxNUB_F1_BW_parent chromosome 5, HU_Pman_BW_mat_3.1, whole genome shotgun sequence genome encodes:
- the Syce1l gene encoding synaptonemal complex central element protein 1-like → MRANYQLRCRCSALAQSSLCCPTPWFPAMAVAARAAFPCRCFPFFYGTCADAPHWEMAAELEPLMAEWLGPEEAEDAGGQATSLSKTEDLLETVKKLQKEGSLEPQIEDLIHRINELQQVKKRSIEELGEVQALQEAMHRELDSLNEEKGHLEEVLCKKKEALMLLQKHCQERESETQWLNAKELLEDLTSQRKDLWEFHVLQHRLTQEISAMECSKEQLLMERTLLRTRLQEVERRLQTAREAQNTPENCGLKTELNKCGGQSQSITETQNNRGEAGEEEQHHLEPLGELPATRMPLLGHEDPPVLTSL, encoded by the exons ATGCGTGCTAACTATCAGTTGCGTTGCAGATGTTCTGCGCTTGCTCAGAGCAGCTTGTGTTGTCCCACCCCCTGGTTTCCTGCAATGGCTGTAGCAGCACGTGCTGCTTTTCCCTGCCgctgttttccatttttctatgGCACATGCGCAGATGCCCCACATTGGGAAATGGCTGCGGAGCTGGAGCCTTTGATGGCGGAGTGGCTGGGACCTGAGGAGGCTGAGGATGCCGGAG GGCAGGCCACATCTTTGAGTAAGACTGAAGACTTGCTGGAGACAGTAAAAAAGCTGCAGAAAG AGGGAAGCCTGGAACCCCAGATTGAGGACCTGATTCATCGAATTAATGAGCTGCAGCAAG TAAAGAAGAGATCCATTGAAGAGCTGGGAGAGGTTCAAGCTCTCCAGGAGGCCATGCATCGGGAGCTAGATTCCT TGAATGAAGAGAAAGGACACCTAGAGGAGGTCCTGTgcaaaaaaaaag AGGCTCTGATGCTTCTCCAGAAGCACTGCCAGGAGAGGGAAAGTGAGACTCAGTG GTTGAATGCTAAAGAGCTACTGGAGGATCTGACAAGTCAGCGCAAGGACCTCTGGGAGTTCCAT GTCCTGCAGCATCGACTGACCCAGGAGATCAGCGCGATGGAATGCAGCAAAGAGCAGCTGCTGATGGAGA GGACTTTGCTGCGTACCCGGCTGCAGGAAGTGGAGAGGCGGCTGCAGACAGCCAGGGAGGCCCAGAACACCCCTGAGAACTGTGG GCTGAAGACAGAGCTGAATAAATGTGGGGGGCAGTCACAGAGCATCACAGAAACCCAGAACAACAGAGGAGAG GCTGGCGAAGAGGAGCAGCATCATTTGGAGCCATTGGGAGAGCTGCCAGCGACAAGGATGCCCCTGCTAGGCCACGAGGACCCACCAGTGCTCACATCCCTTTAA
- the Mon1b gene encoding vacuolar fusion protein MON1 homolog B, translating to MEAGGDSAVPAPGGVEDLVDTQFPIEEAGDSEGVHSSTPDPGDGDPEDTGSKAKDQPPSLLSPLPQAEAPSSTCEHWKTTASDGSPTGEPEGSSEGQGEDPSDGDPNDGDPSDEDWRSQRKHVFVLSEAGKPIYSRYGSVEALSATMGVMTALVSFVQSAGDAIRAIYAEDHKLVFLQQGPLLLVAVSRTPQSAAQLRGELLAVHAQIVSTLTRASVARIFAHKQNYDLRRLLAGSERTLDRLLDSVEQDPGALLLGAVRCVPLARPLRDALGTLLRRCTAPGLALSVLAVGGRLITAAQERNVLAECRLDPADLQLLLDWVGAPAFAAGEAWAPVCLPRFNPDGFFYAYVARLDSMPVCLLLLGTNREAFHAMAACRRLVEDGMHNLGALRTLGEAANFSNGPAANAPAYSVQAVGAPGLRHFLYKPLDIPDQHRQLPQFTSPELEAPYSREEERQRLSDLYHRLHARLHSTSRPLRLIYHVAEKETLLAWVTSKFELYTCLSPLVTKAGAILVVTKLLRWVRKEEDRLFIRYPPKYSTPPSSSVEQAPNNGLFTGL from the exons ATGGAGGCCGGAGGAGATAGTGCTGTCCCAGCCCCCGGGGGCGTGGAGGACTTGGTGGACACGCAGTTCCCCATTGAGGAGGCTGGAGACAGTGAAGGGGTTCACTCGAGCACGCCGGATCCCGGAGATGGGGACCCGGAGGACACAG GATCCAAGGCcaaggaccagccacccagcctcctATCACCTTTGCCTCAGGCTGAGGCCCCATCAAGCACTTGTGAGCACTGGAAAACTACAGCTTCGGATGGCAGTCCCACTGGAGAACCTGAGGGTAGCTCTGAGGGCCAGGGAGAAGACCCCAGTGACGGGGACCCCAATGATGGTGACCCCAGTGACGAGGACTGGCGCAGCCAAAGGAAGCACGTGTTCGTGCTGAGTGAGGCAGGCAAGCCCATCTACTCACGGTATGGTAGTGTGGAGGCACTGTCTGCCACCATGGGTGTGATGACAGCCCTTGTGTCCTTCGTACAGAGTGCAGGAGATGCCATCCGAGCCATCTATGCTG AGGACCACAAGCTGGTGTTCCTGCAGCAAGGCCCACTCCTGCTGGTGGCTGTGTCCCGGACTCCACAGTCAGCAGCACAGCTACGGGGTGAGCTGCTTGCAGTGCACGCACAAATTGTGAGCACACTGACTCGTGCAAGCGTGGCCCGCATCTTTGCACATAAGCAGAACTATGATCTACGTCGTCTGCTGGCTGGCTCAGAGCGCACACTGGACCGGCTCCTGGACAGTGTGGAGCAAGACCCCGGTGCCCTGCTCCTGGGTGCTGTGCGTTGTGTGCCTCTGGCCCGTCCACTGCGGGATGCCCTGGGTACACTACTGCGGCGCTGTACAGCCCCAGGCCTGGCCCTGTCAGTGCTGGCTGTTGGCGGCCGACTGATAACAGCAGCCCAGGAGAGGAATGTGCTGGCTGAGTGCCGACTGGACCCAGCTGATCTGCAGTTACTGCTTGACTGGGTGGGTGCACCAGCCTTTGCAGCAGGTGAGGCGTGGGCACCTGTGTGCCTGCCTCGCTTCAACCCGGATGGTTTCTTCTATGCCTATGTGGCCCGTCTGGAttccatgcctgtctgcctgctgttgCTTGGTACCAACCGTGAAGCTTTCCATGCCATGGCTGCCTGCCGGCGCTTGGTTGAAGATGGGATGCACAACCTTGGTGCCCTGCGTACCCTTGGGGAGGCTGCCAACTTCTCTAACGGGCCAGCAGCCAATGCCCCTGCCTACAGTGTGCAGGCTGTGGGAGCACCTGGCCTCCGGCATTTCCTCTATAAGCCACTGGACATCCCTGACCAACACCGCCAGCTACCACAGTTTACCAG TCCTGAGCTAGAGGCCCCATACAGCCGAGAGGAGGAGCGACAGCGACTGTCCGACTTGTATCACCGCCTGCACGCTCGCCTCCATAGCACCTCCCGGCCCCTGCGCCTCATTTACCATGTGGCTGAGAAGGAAACACTGCTGGCCTGG GTGACCTCCAAATTTGAGCTCTATACTTGCCTCAGTCCCCTCGTGACCAAGGCAGGTGCCATCTTAGTCGTGACGAAGCTCCTGCGCTgggtgaggaaggaagaggatcGGCTTTTCATCCGTTACCCACCCAAGTACTCCACACCCCCCTCCTCCTCGGTGGAGCAGGCCCCCAACAATGGCTTGTTCACTGGACTCTGA